The Candidatus Poribacteria bacterium genome includes the window CAGAAGTTCGAGGAGGCAGATCCCAAGTTCCGAGAGGTGATCCAGAACTTCCCGAACAGCATCTATCTGGAGAATGCGTGGTACTCCATCGCGCAGCTCAACTTCAAGCTGCAGGAGTACGACAAGGCGAGAACGGCGTTCAAGCAGATCGTCGACGCCTTCCCCAACTCCGACTTCCGCGACGACTCGCAGCACCTGATCGCGCAGTCGTTCCTGCTCGAGAAGAACTACGAGCAGGCGTTCCGAGAGTTCGACGTCCTCACGAACGAAGCTTTCCCGAACTCCAACCTCGTGCCGGAAGCCCAATACAAGGCGGCATACTGCCTGCTCCAGCTCGACCGGCTCGAGGAGGCGATCGACCGGTACAACCGGTTCGTAACGGGCTTCCCGGAGAGCACGTTCGTCACCGGCGCGTACTTCGACCTCGGGACGATCTACACGCGGCAGAAGGACTACGATAACGCGATCCAGAACTACCAGCTCGCCATCGAGAACACCAACGACATGCAGTTGCGCGCCGAGATCCAGTACGAAATCGGCGACAACTACGTCGAGGCGGAGGACTTCCCGCAGGCGGTCACGGCATACCGCATGGTGGTCGAGCAGTACCCGACCAGCCCGTATGTCCCGGCGGCGCGCTACGGTGTTGCCGAAGCCTACATGAAGTTCGCCGCAGCGAACTCGAAGGCGAAGTCTCCGGACGAGGAGAA containing:
- a CDS encoding tetratricopeptide repeat protein, whose translation is MNSKLLVGVGIVGLLAVLFWPSGSSQRVRNFFEEAEQFLAARKYTDAIAKYEEALVESQKPFVKTEVIDPDFNTLAKYKIAFSYTQIAEQSGDLSKYDDAVEVIEPLYAVATVPKHRELITFLWGYVLFKQQKFEEADPKFREVIQNFPNSIYLENAWYSIAQLNFKLQEYDKARTAFKQIVDAFPNSDFRDDSQHLIAQSFLLEKNYEQAFREFDVLTNEAFPNSNLVPEAQYKAAYCLLQLDRLEEAIDRYNRFVTGFPESTFVTGAYFDLGTIYTRQKDYDNAIQNYQLAIENTNDMQLRAEIQYEIGDNYVEAEDFPQAVTAYRMVVEQYPTSPYVPAARYGVAEAYMKFAAANSKAKSPDEE